A stretch of the Mesorhizobium huakuii genome encodes the following:
- a CDS encoding ABC transporter ATP-binding protein — protein sequence MTGISPAVVAASKLGLTFQTNDGPVQALSNVDLTIGKGEFVSFIGPSGCGKTTLLRVIADLEKPTSGTISVNGMTPEQAREKRAYGYVFQAAALFPWRTIERNVGLPLEIMGLSRAEQAERIKRTLDLVNLSGFEKKYPWQLSGGMQQRASIARALAFDADLLLMDEPFGALDEIVRDHLNEQLLELWARTNKTICFVTHSIPEAVYLSTRIVVMSPRPGRVSDIIESTLPKERPLDIRETPEFLAIAARVRDGLRAGHSYDD from the coding sequence ATGACAGGGATTTCGCCAGCCGTCGTCGCGGCAAGCAAACTTGGCCTCACCTTCCAGACCAATGACGGCCCCGTCCAGGCGCTGTCCAATGTCGACCTGACGATCGGCAAGGGCGAGTTCGTCTCCTTCATCGGACCGTCGGGTTGCGGCAAGACCACGCTTTTGCGCGTCATCGCCGATCTGGAGAAGCCGACATCAGGCACGATCTCGGTCAACGGCATGACGCCTGAACAGGCGCGCGAGAAACGCGCCTATGGCTATGTCTTCCAGGCCGCGGCCCTTTTTCCCTGGCGCACCATCGAGCGCAATGTCGGCCTGCCGCTGGAGATCATGGGCCTGTCGAGGGCAGAGCAGGCGGAACGCATCAAGCGCACGCTCGATCTCGTCAACCTGTCGGGCTTCGAAAAGAAATACCCCTGGCAGCTGTCCGGCGGCATGCAGCAGCGCGCCTCGATCGCACGCGCGCTCGCCTTCGACGCCGACCTCCTGCTGATGGACGAACCATTCGGCGCGCTGGACGAGATCGTGCGCGACCACCTCAACGAGCAATTGCTGGAACTGTGGGCGCGCACCAACAAGACCATCTGCTTTGTCACCCACTCCATTCCGGAGGCCGTGTATCTGTCGACTCGGATCGTGGTGATGTCGCCGCGGCCCGGCCGGGTCAGCGACATCATCGAATCGACGCTGCCGAAGGAGCGCCCGCTCGACATCCGCGAGACGCCGGAGTTTTTGGCGATCGCAGCGCGCGTGCGTGACGGTCTGCGGGCAGGGCACAGCTATGATGATTGA
- a CDS encoding cupin domain-containing protein, whose protein sequence is MSPKPTCHLIRPESTYEGKQGLTYFAGIATESVGSSGICMHVLTMPPGARAKAHLHENHETAIYVLSGEVHTWYGDRLEHHIVVKAGDLFYIPAGVPHLPANLSNAPSSAVIARTDPNEQESVVLLPELDALVA, encoded by the coding sequence ATGTCGCCCAAACCCACTTGTCATCTTATCCGCCCTGAAAGCACTTATGAAGGCAAGCAGGGATTGACCTATTTCGCCGGCATCGCCACGGAGTCGGTCGGCTCCTCCGGCATCTGCATGCATGTGCTCACCATGCCGCCCGGCGCCCGCGCCAAGGCGCATCTGCATGAGAACCATGAAACCGCGATCTACGTGCTCTCCGGCGAGGTCCATACCTGGTATGGCGACCGGCTCGAGCACCACATCGTCGTCAAGGCCGGCGACCTCTTCTACATTCCGGCCGGCGTGCCGCATCTGCCGGCCAATCTGAGCAACGCTCCCTCTTCGGCCGTCATTGCCCGCACCGATCCCAATGAACAGGAGAGCGTCGTCCTGCTGCCGGAACTGGATGCGCTGGTCGCCTGA
- the hydA gene encoding dihydropyrimidinase — protein MTKVIKNGTVVTADRSWKADVLFSHGKIVAIGSDLHGDHEYDATGCYVMPGGIDPHTHLEMPFMGTYSADDFESGTRAALAGGTTMVVDFCLPSPQQSLLEALQMWDNKTTKAACDYSFHMAITWWGKQVFDEMATVVDKGITSFKHFMAYKGALMVDDDEMYASFQRCADLGALPLVHAENGDVVAALSQKLLAAGNNGPEGHAYSRPPEVEGEATNRAIMIADMAGVPLYVVHVSCEQAHEAIRRARQKGMRVFGEPLIQHLTLDETEYFNKDWDHAARRVMSPPFRNKLHQDSLWAGLQAGSLQVVATDHCAFTTKQKRNGIGDFTKIPNGTGGLEDRLPMLWTTGVNTGRLTMNEFVAVTSTNIAKILNMYPKKGAIVEGADADILVWDPKRKKTISSKKQQSVIDYNVFEGFEVTGLPRFVFSRGELSIEEAEVKAKPGHGQFVGREPNAAVNRALSTWKDITAPRKVERTGIPATGV, from the coding sequence ATGACCAAAGTTATCAAGAACGGCACCGTCGTCACCGCCGACCGCAGCTGGAAGGCCGATGTGCTGTTCAGCCACGGCAAGATCGTTGCGATCGGCTCGGACCTGCATGGCGACCATGAATATGACGCCACCGGCTGCTACGTCATGCCCGGCGGCATCGACCCGCACACCCATCTCGAAATGCCGTTCATGGGCACCTATTCGGCCGACGATTTCGAATCCGGTACGCGGGCCGCCCTTGCCGGCGGCACCACGATGGTGGTCGATTTCTGCCTGCCGTCGCCACAGCAATCGCTGCTCGAGGCCTTGCAGATGTGGGACAACAAGACCACCAAGGCTGCCTGCGACTATTCCTTCCACATGGCGATCACCTGGTGGGGCAAGCAGGTGTTTGATGAGATGGCCACCGTCGTCGACAAGGGCATCACCTCGTTCAAGCACTTCATGGCCTACAAGGGCGCGCTGATGGTGGATGACGACGAGATGTATGCGTCGTTCCAGCGCTGCGCCGACCTTGGCGCGCTACCGCTGGTGCATGCGGAGAATGGCGACGTGGTCGCCGCTTTGTCGCAGAAGCTGCTGGCCGCCGGCAACAACGGCCCGGAAGGCCATGCCTATTCGCGGCCGCCGGAAGTGGAAGGCGAGGCCACAAATCGCGCCATCATGATCGCCGACATGGCCGGCGTGCCGCTCTATGTTGTGCATGTCTCCTGCGAACAAGCCCACGAGGCCATCCGCCGGGCGCGGCAGAAGGGCATGCGGGTGTTCGGCGAGCCGCTGATCCAGCACCTGACGCTGGATGAGACCGAGTATTTCAACAAGGACTGGGACCATGCGGCGCGGCGCGTGATGAGCCCACCCTTCCGCAACAAGCTGCACCAGGATTCACTGTGGGCCGGCCTGCAGGCTGGATCGCTGCAAGTGGTGGCGACCGATCACTGCGCCTTCACCACCAAGCAGAAGCGCAACGGCATCGGCGACTTCACCAAGATCCCGAACGGCACCGGCGGCCTCGAGGACCGCTTGCCAATGCTGTGGACCACGGGTGTCAACACCGGTCGGCTGACGATGAACGAGTTCGTCGCGGTGACCTCCACCAACATCGCCAAGATCCTCAACATGTACCCGAAGAAGGGCGCCATCGTTGAAGGCGCGGATGCCGACATCCTCGTCTGGGACCCGAAGCGGAAGAAGACGATTTCTTCGAAGAAGCAGCAGTCTGTCATCGACTACAACGTCTTCGAAGGCTTCGAAGTGACCGGCCTGCCGCGCTTCGTCTTCTCGCGCGGCGAGCTGTCGATCGAGGAAGCCGAGGTGAAGGCCAAGCCCGGCCATGGCCAGTTCGTCGGCCGCGAGCCGAACGCCGCAGTCAACCGGGCGCTGTCGACCTGGAAAGACATCACCGCGCCGCGCAAGGTGGAACGGACCGGTATCCCGGCGACGGGGGTCTAG
- a CDS encoding Zn-dependent hydrolase, protein MAAPGENLRINSDRLWDSLMEMAKIGPGIAGGNNRQTVTDEDGEGRHLFKRWCDAAGLEMGVDEMGTMFARREGTDPTLPPVYVGSHLDTQPTGGKYDGVLGVLGGLEIVRSLNDLDIKTKHPIVVTNWTNEEGARFAPAMMASGVFAGVLDQADVYEHTDKQGKKFGEELERIGWKGTEKVGDRKIHAFFELHIEQGPILEDEGIDIGVVTHGQGLKWLQVTLTGKEAHTGSTPMPKRRNAGLGMARVIELVHEIAMDYQPDAVGAVGHMEVFPNSRNIIAGRTVFTIDIRSPEKEVLDAMDGRIREGIDTICEALDIQYKIEQVGHFDPVTFDAGCVKAIRDAADRLGYTHRNIVSGAGHDACWINRVAPTAMVMCPCVDGLSHNEAEEITKEWASAGADVLFHAVVETAVIVE, encoded by the coding sequence ATGGCCGCACCCGGCGAGAATTTGCGAATCAATTCAGACCGTTTGTGGGATTCGCTGATGGAAATGGCGAAGATCGGCCCCGGCATTGCCGGCGGCAACAATCGCCAGACCGTGACCGATGAGGATGGCGAGGGCCGGCATCTGTTCAAGCGCTGGTGCGATGCCGCCGGGCTGGAAATGGGCGTCGACGAGATGGGCACGATGTTTGCCCGCCGCGAAGGCACGGACCCAACCCTCCCGCCGGTCTATGTCGGCAGCCATCTCGATACGCAGCCGACCGGCGGCAAATATGACGGCGTGCTCGGCGTTCTTGGCGGCCTGGAGATCGTGCGCTCGCTCAACGATCTCGACATCAAGACAAAACATCCGATCGTCGTCACCAACTGGACGAACGAGGAAGGTGCGCGCTTCGCGCCGGCGATGATGGCGTCGGGCGTGTTCGCCGGCGTGCTCGACCAGGCCGATGTCTACGAGCATACCGACAAGCAAGGCAAGAAATTCGGCGAGGAGCTCGAGCGCATCGGCTGGAAGGGCACCGAGAAGGTCGGTGATCGCAAGATTCACGCCTTCTTCGAACTGCATATCGAGCAGGGGCCGATCCTCGAGGACGAAGGCATCGACATTGGCGTCGTCACCCATGGCCAGGGCCTGAAATGGCTGCAGGTGACGCTGACCGGCAAGGAAGCCCATACCGGCTCGACGCCGATGCCCAAGCGCCGCAATGCCGGGCTCGGCATGGCCCGCGTGATCGAACTGGTGCACGAGATCGCCATGGACTATCAGCCCGATGCCGTCGGCGCGGTCGGCCACATGGAAGTGTTCCCGAACTCGCGCAACATCATTGCCGGCCGCACCGTCTTCACCATCGACATCCGCTCGCCCGAGAAGGAAGTGCTTGATGCCATGGACGGCCGCATCCGCGAAGGCATCGACACGATCTGCGAGGCACTCGACATTCAGTATAAGATCGAGCAGGTCGGCCATTTCGATCCCGTGACTTTCGATGCGGGCTGCGTCAAGGCCATCCGCGATGCCGCCGACCGCCTCGGCTATACCCACCGCAACATCGTCTCGGGCGCCGGCCACGACGCCTGCTGGATCAACCGCGTCGCGCCGACCGCCATGGTGATGTGCCCGTGTGTTGACGGGTTGTCACACAACGAGGCCGAAGAGATCACCAAGGAATGGGCCTCGGCTGGCGCTGACGTTCTGTTCCACGCGGTGGTGGAGACGGCCGTCATCGTGGAGTGA
- a CDS encoding endonuclease domain-containing protein, producing the protein MRQKARALRVHATKGESLLWYELRDLKSIGIKFRRQCPIGPYIVDFACFGVKLVVEVDGDLHEYERGKRHDAVRDAYLRSLGFDIFRVDEPDVINSAWHVAQAVKGKVELMSGDPTRPLRGHPPLEGEGDAAQLERF; encoded by the coding sequence ATGCGCCAGAAGGCGCGCGCGCTTCGAGTTCACGCGACCAAGGGTGAATCCCTGCTCTGGTATGAGCTGCGCGATCTCAAATCGATCGGCATAAAGTTTCGCCGCCAGTGCCCGATCGGGCCGTACATCGTCGACTTCGCCTGCTTTGGTGTGAAGCTGGTGGTCGAGGTGGATGGCGATCTGCACGAGTATGAAAGGGGCAAGCGGCACGACGCCGTCCGCGATGCCTATCTGCGTTCGCTCGGCTTCGATATCTTTCGCGTTGACGAGCCCGATGTCATAAACAGCGCTTGGCATGTCGCGCAGGCGGTCAAGGGGAAGGTCGAGCTTATGTCAGGCGACCCCACCCGACCGCTTCGCGGCCACCCTCCCCTCGAGGGGGAGGGGGACGCCGCGCAATTGGAGAGGTTTTGA
- a CDS encoding TetR family transcriptional regulator C-terminal domain-containing protein has product MNTGTEAPRRTRIQQEKRELILEAALEVFSTNGFRGSTIDQIAEAAGMSKPNLLYYFRRKEDIHETLMQRLLDTWLAPLRELDDIGDPMTELRSYIRRKLEMARDFPRESRLFANEILQGAPRIMPLLAGELKTLVDEKAAVIKGWMRAGKIARTDPWHLIFSIWATTQHYADFDVQVRAVLGPNRGGDGRFEDAARFLEQLFLEGLKPRG; this is encoded by the coding sequence GTGAACACCGGCACGGAAGCGCCTCGCCGCACCCGCATCCAGCAGGAAAAGCGCGAGCTCATTCTGGAGGCGGCGCTCGAAGTGTTCTCCACCAACGGCTTCCGCGGCTCGACCATCGACCAGATCGCCGAAGCCGCCGGCATGTCGAAGCCGAACCTGCTCTATTACTTCCGCCGCAAGGAAGACATTCACGAGACGTTGATGCAGCGCCTGCTCGACACCTGGCTGGCGCCGCTGCGCGAGCTCGACGACATCGGCGACCCCATGACCGAACTCAGGAGCTACATCAGGCGCAAGCTCGAAATGGCGCGCGATTTTCCCCGCGAGAGCCGGCTCTTCGCCAATGAAATCCTGCAAGGCGCGCCACGCATCATGCCGCTGCTGGCCGGCGAACTGAAGACGCTGGTCGACGAGAAGGCCGCCGTCATCAAGGGCTGGATGCGTGCCGGCAAGATCGCCCGGACTGACCCCTGGCACCTGATCTTCTCAATCTGGGCAACCACGCAGCACTATGCCGATTTCGACGTCCAGGTCCGCGCCGTGCTCGGACCGAACCGCGGCGGCGACGGCCGCTTCGAGGACGCGGCACGGTTCCTGGAGCAACTGTTTCTTGAGGGGCTGAAGCCGAGGGGCTGA
- a CDS encoding helix-turn-helix transcriptional regulator yields MDAPSHSAEDSRRRELGAFLRSRRERLTPSATGITTGLRRRTPGLRREEVAMIAGVGATWYTWLEQGRDVRPSVEVLTALCGALRLDAAEKRHLFTLAGRQQPERRRIAAGKVEGPLLHMLQSLVLQPAYVVGPRWDVLAWNDAAVAIFGDYGLLEGDARNIIHGVFTDPHRRHLLVDWEQLARATLAAFRAESARYVGDPDFERLIALMMRSSPEFREWWPQRDVVHRLSGMKHLRHPIAGPMVFEHMSLSIDDGSDMKLIVYTPLAEHNSIAKLQKLLDALPAERRSA; encoded by the coding sequence ATGGACGCTCCCTCTCATTCCGCTGAAGACAGCCGCCGGCGCGAACTCGGCGCTTTCCTGCGCTCACGCCGCGAAAGGCTGACGCCCTCGGCGACCGGCATCACGACCGGCCTCAGGCGGCGCACGCCAGGCCTGCGCCGCGAGGAGGTGGCGATGATCGCAGGCGTCGGCGCCACCTGGTACACCTGGCTGGAGCAGGGCAGGGACGTGCGGCCTTCCGTGGAGGTGCTGACGGCGCTGTGCGGGGCGTTGCGCCTCGACGCCGCCGAGAAACGGCATCTCTTCACGCTTGCCGGCCGCCAGCAGCCGGAGCGGCGGCGCATCGCGGCAGGAAAGGTCGAAGGCCCCTTGCTGCATATGTTGCAAAGCCTTGTCCTGCAGCCCGCCTATGTCGTCGGTCCGCGCTGGGACGTGCTGGCCTGGAATGACGCGGCCGTCGCCATTTTCGGCGATTATGGCCTGCTCGAGGGCGACGCCCGCAACATCATCCACGGCGTGTTCACCGATCCGCACCGGCGGCATTTGCTGGTCGACTGGGAGCAGCTGGCGCGTGCAACCCTTGCCGCGTTCCGCGCCGAGAGCGCCAGATATGTCGGCGATCCGGATTTCGAGCGATTGATCGCGCTGATGATGCGCTCAAGTCCGGAGTTCCGGGAATGGTGGCCGCAACGCGACGTCGTGCACCGCTTGTCCGGCATGAAGCATCTGCGCCACCCGATCGCCGGCCCGATGGTGTTCGAGCATATGAGCCTGTCGATCGATGACGGCTCCGATATGAAGCTGATCGTCTACACGCCGCTCGCCGAGCACAACTCGATCGCCAAGCTGCAGAAGCTGCTGGACGCGCTGCCGGCCGAGCGGCGCAGCGCCTGA